In Streptomyces sp. 840.1, one DNA window encodes the following:
- a CDS encoding DUF1003 domain-containing protein, protein MAGEDRSRASNGSTALTRTPRTRLDQPKDPRRRLLPEYDPEAFGRFSERIARFLGTGRFIVWMTLIIIVWVVWNIFAPGNLRFDEYPFIFLTLMLSLQASYAAPLILLAQNRQDDRDRVTHEQDRAQNERSIADTEYLTREIAALRMGLGEVATRDWIRSELEDLVRDLDDRRTPAGAEGDEDR, encoded by the coding sequence GTGGCCGGTGAGGACCGCTCCAGGGCGTCGAACGGCTCGACCGCCCTGACCCGTACCCCCAGGACCCGGCTCGACCAGCCGAAGGACCCGAGGCGGCGGCTGCTGCCCGAGTACGACCCCGAGGCGTTCGGCAGGTTCTCGGAACGGATCGCGCGGTTCCTGGGGACCGGGCGGTTCATCGTCTGGATGACCCTCATCATCATCGTCTGGGTGGTGTGGAACATCTTCGCGCCGGGGAACCTGCGCTTCGACGAGTACCCGTTCATCTTCCTGACCCTGATGCTGTCCCTCCAGGCCTCCTACGCGGCCCCGCTGATCCTGCTCGCACAGAACCGGCAGGACGACCGCGACCGGGTGACCCACGAGCAGGACCGGGCCCAGAACGAGCGCTCCATCGCCGACACCGAGTACCTGACCAGGGAGATCGCGGCGCTGCGGATGGGCCTCGGAGAGGTCGCCACCCGCGACTGGATCCGCTCCGAACTGGAGGACCTGGTGCGGGATCTCGACGACCGCAGGACACCGGCGGGGGCCGAGGGCGACGAAGACCGCTGA